Genomic window (Streptomyces sp. SLBN-31):
CTCCATGACCGCCAGCGGAGCGAAGTTCTCCGAGGCGATCATCTCGAGGGTGGACTGCTGGCGCCCGAGCTCGGCGTCGACCGCGGCCGCGATCTCAGGGTCGAGCTCGTGCAGGGGTGTGTTCAGGACAGACATGCGTCTACGGCTCCTCAGCCGGCGTTCTGGGCGGTGTACTCGTCGGCGGAGAGCAGGTCGCTCGGCTCCTCGGTGACGCGGACCCTGAACAGCCAGCCGCCCTCGAAGGGGGCCGAGTTGACCAGGGACGGGTCGTTCACCACGTCCTCGTTGATCTCGGTGACCTCACCGGTGACGGGGGAGTACAGGTCGCTGACCGACTTGGTCGACTCCAGCTCGCCGCAGGTCTCGCCCGCGGTCACGGCGGAGCCCACCTCGGGAAGCTGGGCGTAGACGACGTCGCCGAGGGCGTTGGCCGCGAACTCGGTGATGCCGACCGTCGAGACGCCGTCCTCGGCGGCCGACAGCCACTCGTGCTCCTTGCTGTAGCGCAGCTGCTGGGGGTTGCTCATGGCCTGAATTCTCCTGTACGCGCGGGAGTGCTGGTGAATGGGGGACTGCTGGATACGCGAGTGAGCAGGGCGGATGTGCTCGGCGTCACGTCCGTGCGGTGAAGCCGTCCGGCTCCAGTGTCTACTTCTGCCGCTTGTAGAAGGGCAGTGCCACGACCTCGTACGGCTCATGGGTGCCCCGGATGTCCACACCGACCCCGGGCGTGCCCGGTGCCGCGTGCGCCGCGTCGACGTACGCCATGGCGATCGGCTTGCCCAGCGTGGGGGAGGGGGCGCCGGAGGTGACCTCGCCGATCACCTCGCCGCCGGCGACGACCGGGTACCCGGCGCGCGGCACCCGGCGGCCCTCGGCGACCAGGCCCACCAGGACGCGCGGCGGGTTCTCCCGCGACCGCGCGGCGGCCGCCTCCAGGGCCTCGCGGCCCACGAAGTCGCCCTCCTTGTCGAACTTCACCACCCGGCCGAGCCCGGCGTCGAAGGGCGTCAGCTCGGTGCTCAGCTCGTGCCCGTACAGCGGCATGCCCGCCTCCAGGCGCAGGGTGTCCCGGCAGGACAGTCCGCAGGGGACGAGCCCGGCGCCCTCGCCGGCCTTGGTCAGCGCCTGCCACAGCTCGACGGCGTGTTCCGGCCGTACGAAGAGCTCGAAGCCGTCCTCGCCGGTGTAGCCGGTGCGCGCGATGAGCGCGGGGACGCCGGCGACCGTGCCCGGCAGGCCGGCGTAGTACTTCAGGCCGTCGAGGCCGGCGTCGGTGAGGGAGGCGAGGATGCCCGGCGACTCGGGGCCCTGCACGGCGAGCAGCGCGTAGGCGTCCCGGTCGTCGCGCACCTCGGCGTCGAAGCCGGCGGCCCGCTCGGTGAGGGCGTCCAGGACCACCTGGGCGTTGGAGGCGTTGGCGACGACCATGTACTCGGTCTCCGCGAGCCGGTAGACGATCAGGTCGTCCAGGATGCCGCCGTCGGTCCGGCAGATCATGGTGTAGCGGGCGCGGCCCACGCCGACCGAGGCGATGTTGCCCACCAGCGCGTGGTTCAGCAGGGCGGCCGCCTGCTCGCCGGTCACGGTGATCTCACCCATGTGGGAGAGGTCGAAGAGGCCCGCCTTGGTCCGCACGGCGAGGTGCTCGTCGCGCTCGGAGCCGTAGCGCAGGGGCATGTCCCAGCCGGCGAAGTCGGTCA
Coding sequences:
- the gcvH gene encoding glycine cleavage system protein GcvH yields the protein MSNPQQLRYSKEHEWLSAAEDGVSTVGITEFAANALGDVVYAQLPEVGSAVTAGETCGELESTKSVSDLYSPVTGEVTEINEDVVNDPSLVNSAPFEGGWLFRVRVTEEPSDLLSADEYTAQNAG
- the gcvT gene encoding glycine cleavage system aminomethyltransferase GcvT → MSSTEIRRTALDALHRSLGATMTDFAGWDMPLRYGSERDEHLAVRTKAGLFDLSHMGEITVTGEQAAALLNHALVGNIASVGVGRARYTMICRTDGGILDDLIVYRLAETEYMVVANASNAQVVLDALTERAAGFDAEVRDDRDAYALLAVQGPESPGILASLTDAGLDGLKYYAGLPGTVAGVPALIARTGYTGEDGFELFVRPEHAVELWQALTKAGEGAGLVPCGLSCRDTLRLEAGMPLYGHELSTELTPFDAGLGRVVKFDKEGDFVGREALEAAAARSRENPPRVLVGLVAEGRRVPRAGYPVVAGGEVIGEVTSGAPSPTLGKPIAMAYVDAAHAAPGTPGVGVDIRGTHEPYEVVALPFYKRQK